The genome window ATCATCTTTATTTTAGGTTGTTTTGATTAAGAAGGAGGATAAAAAATGAAAAATTATTTAACACCATTTACATTTGGTAACGGGGTTGAACTGCGTAATCGCTTTGTGATGGCACCGATGACGACGTATTCTGCTAATCCAGATGATACGGTGTCAGATGAAGAACTTGCATATTATGAAAAACGCTCATATGGAGTAGGAGCAGTAATCACAGCTTGTACTTATGTAATTGCAAATGGCAAGGGGTTTCCTGGTCAATTTGCAGGTCATACAGATGCTTATATTGACAGTTTACGAAAAGCAGCACAGGCGATTCATAAAGGTGGTGCTAAGGCGATATTACAGATTTATCACGGTGGTTCTCAATCGCCACGCGAACTTGTACCAAATGGCGATGTTGTTAGCGCTAGTGATATACCAATGGACAATTCAGCTGAAGGTGGAAGCAAGGCGCGAGCATTAACGATAGAGGAGATTAAAGAAATCATAAAGGCATTTGGTGAAACAACGCGCCGTGCCATTGAAGCAGGCTTTGATGGTGTTGAAATACACGGTGCGAATACTTACTTATTGCAACAATTTTTCTCTGGTTTTACCAATAAACGTACAGACAAATATGGCGGTACAATTGAAAAACGTATGCGTTTCCCATTAGAAGTAGTAGCCGAAGTGAATCGCGTAAAGCAACAATATGCAGACGATTCATTTATCGTTGGCTATCGTTTCAGCCCAGAAGAGCCAGAAGAAGAGGGTATTACGCTTGATGATACGGTACAGCTTGTAGATCGTTTAGCGAATGAGCGACTCGACTATTTACACATTTCACTCGGGGATTTCCGTTCATTAGCACGACGTTATAAAGGTGAGAAAGAAAACCGTATAAGAATTTTACGTCGTGTTATTGATGGGCGTGTGCCACTTATTGGTGTGGGTTCAATATATTCGAAACAAGATGCATTAGAGGCGATGGAAACAGGTGCAGAACTACTGGCATTAGGTAGGGAATTATTAATTGAGCCACAATGGGTTGAAAAAATTAAGGCAGGCGAAGAAATCATTACCGAAATGGATATGACACGAGATAATGTCATTCCTGGACCGCTGATGCAAATGATGCAGTCGCGTCCTGGCTGGGTGCCTGGCGTTAAATAGGAAATTCATTTAATGGGAGTATAAACTGAACTGTGTAAGTGGGAGTCCGTACGGCTCATACTTCGCAGTTCTTTTAGGATGAAAATATTTAAAAGTGGCAACAGTTGTCTTACTTATTGTAAAATTGGGGTTTCCAAGAGATATAAACCAACTATTAGCCCAATAATCAATCATAAACCCCTATAGGTTATGAAAGAAATCCGTCAATATACAAACCATATTAAAATAATAAGAATGCATACAACTAGGATTAAGCCAGTTAAAAAACTCCTTGATAAATAAGCTTCCATATTTTGGGATATGACATATACTACTGTATAATTGAATGTTTGTGCCTCCCGGATAGATAGACTTCGGGTATTTGCCTCGTATATTGGTCCATAATGACTGATTACGAGGTTATTTATTTATACATCTGTATAACCTTAAATACATAAATACAGGTATATAAGTAAAAGGAAGAAACGTAAACCCCTAACAAAAGCATAAGAGACAGCTTGTACTTTCTTGAGTGTTCGATACTCGAAGAAAAAGAATGAAAAGGGAAATGTGGAGTAAAATTGAATAAAGACCGGAAATTTGAAAAAAAGACTGGTCAAATATACTGCATGTAAGTATTGTAGGACTATCAAGCTTATTTTAAAGATTGAAATAGACAAAGATTGTGAACAATTACACTTAAACTAACGGGGCAGTTTAGTTGAACAAGGATTATTATATGTATAAGCAGATACAGGTGTGAAATGGAGAGGCCATATGAATAAAGCTGAAAAAACTGCTGCTATAAATGTGCTGAATTTTTTATGTAATGGTGCAAAGATAGAAGGGCTTAATTTTTATGGATTAAAGTTACTTCTTTCTGAGAATGAAAATAATTTAAATCGAATTGAAGGGCAGATTTACATTAATATTGAGAGTCAATTTTGTTTATTAAAATCGTTGCCGAAAAGTATTCCCTCATTAGAGGACCTGCCCGAACTCGATTGGATTGAATCCTCAAAATTATTATGTGAGTTAAGGTTGAAACAAATTATTGAGGTATCACTACATCACGAAAGTCCACATTTATTTATGACATTTGAAACAGGTGAAGTTCTATTCATTTGGGGTCATCACGAAAAGTACGAGAGTTGGCAAGTAGGTGTATCAGAATCAACTGAGATGTGGGAAGTAGTAGCGTGTCCTAATAATAGCCTAGCAGTATGGGGTCTTGAAGATATTATTGGGAAGAATATCTAATTGTCGCTTAATTAACTGGTGCGTTACTATAATAATGTTAAATGTTATTCGTACTACGTTTGGTATTTTAAACGAACTAGTTATGACGAAAGTCTTGAAAGGAGGTGGAAATATGAGTGTAAAGAATGTTACGCCCATACAAGGTTTAGTAATAGTGGGTATATTCGCAGTAATAATGATTGCAATTTTAATTGCTTCTCAATTTTACTTTAGTTATTTAGAAGTAACAGAAGCAGCCAACAGTTGTTTTAAGATTGGGGGAGATCCTATTATTGAAAAAACAGGCTTAGAGATGACCTATTTCGAGTGTGTAACGAGTTAATTTTACTCTACTAAATGGTGCGTTAATTCAAGAAGGATTAACGCTATTTTACGTAGAAGTTATTGTACTAAGGGGCAGTTTAGTGCAAGAAGGATTCCTCACAAATTGCATTGGAATATTATATTTATTAGCAATTACATACACCTTAAGACAATGGGTTTAAGGTATATTTTGTTATAGATACTGATACAGATGTAATTAACTACACCGCCTTTTTATGCTAACAGTCTAATTACTTAATCAAACAAGATAGGGGCTTAAGTATGGTTGATAAGAAAGCAGTTAAAATACTCTTTAAGCGTTATTGGTCTTCCGCTGGATGGACAAATACCCACCTTAGAAAAGAGGAATTAGAATACGCCAAAGAAGCTGGGATTATGTTCGAACCAATAGAACTATCCCACGATGAAATTATCCATAACGTTAATGAATTAGTGAATATAATAGATTTGAATGAAATTAGTGAACAATTTATTGCGAGTTTATCTACAAGAAGGCTTGACCTACGCTCCGCTTTAGGTTCTTACATAGTCGGCAAGCATCTATTAGAACACACATTTATAGGGACCGGAAATTATTGTATTTATTGTGGCTCTTCTAGTAATACCAAAGAAAGACAAGATTTAAATGTACTTAACTTTGAAAGGTTTAAATGGGGCGGAGTACGTCACCTGGACCCTTTATATATAGCCTTTGACCTGAATCAATACTCAAATTCAGAAAAACTGGTACCTACCCCAGAGGATTATGAAATCTTGAATAAGATACTAACGGACGGGCTCTATGGCACCATAGTTCATCGACCTTCTTCGCCAGCCGTACAAACAGTATAGACAGTGGTATACATTTTCATTCTCTGTGGTGTAGCGTTAGTCTTGCGCTACATGTATGACTAACGGGTGCTTTAATACAACAAGGAGATCGTCATTACGGCGGTCTTATTTTATTAACGGGGCAGGTTAGTTGAATAAGGATGTGGGTTGTATTATTTCGCGAGAGTCCTGAATTGACTTCTTTCTTACGTAGACGAAGAGTTGTGAATGAAAGGATCTTTTATCCTAGGATTCAGCGTTTGTCATATAAAGTCTAGAAATCAAGACAAATGCCCAAGAACATTTTCCCAAAAACACATATGCTCTATTGTAAAATGAATTGAGGAGATGAATGTTTTTATGTATAATGACAGGCAATTCCCAGGCATTGGTTTAGGTGGACCAGGTTCAGGTTTTGGATTTGCACCAGGACTAGGGTTTGGAGGCCCAGGGTTTGGATTTGGTTATCCGCACTACCACCATCATTATCCTTACTACCACTACCCTTATTACCACCATCACTATCCTTATTACCACCATCACTACCCTTACCACCATTAATAAAATTAGCTTATAATAAATTCTAAATAAAATATTGATTAAGGTACTCTGAAACAGGCTGTTTCCACAATAGTAGAAAATGCCTGTTTTTTGTTAGATGTTGAAGTAACTGCAAACCAGATGAGTAAGCTGAATCAATTAAAAGTGTTGCTGATAATATGAGTTTGTATGAAATATGCCAAATATTAAACAATAAAATTATTTCAACTAAAAGGTCGATGCTTAAAAATAAGGCATCGTCTATTTATGGTCTAATTTCCGAAATAGATTGTGATGAATTGTACTTAAACTATCGGGTGCAATAGTTAAACAAAAGATCATCGTTGTAGATGATTTTTTTCTTGTGTCTAGCCTATCAGAAAATTATGTTATTATTAATTCACCTTACTAAACTGGGTATATTAGTTGAATACTAAAATTAATGGTAAGATAAAGGTTATATACATAATTCTGGAATTTATGGGGGAATTATCTCGTGAAATCGGTAAAGGTTTATCATTATGATGCTTTTAGTAAAGAACCCAATAAAGGGAATCCAGCAGGGGTTGTTTTAAATGGAAATGACTTAACAGATAGGGAAATGCAAGAAGTTGCTCTAAAAGTAGGATTTAATGAAACAGCTTTTCCAGTTAAATCTGAGATCGCTGACCTTAGAATACGGTATTTTACGCCGGGTCACGAAATGAGCCTTTGTGGGCACGCAACAATGGCAACTGTGTACGCTTTAAAAACGACAGGGTTATTAGGGGATAAAACGGATTTTACAATCGAAACAAAAGCAGGTGTTTTACCAATAAAGATTGGTTCAACTACTGATAATAAAACATACATAACTATGAAACAGGCTTCACCACTGTTTAAAGATTATAAAGGTTCTACCGAAGACTTAGCTAACTCAATAGGAATAACAAAAGAGGATATTGATGATAAATTACCGATTCTATATGGCAGTACAGGAACTTGGACACTTTTAATTCCAATAAAAACACTTGCTGCCTTTAAAAAAATGAAACCAAATAATAAGTTATTTCCTAAAATATTAAAAGAAATGCCAACGGCATCAATTCACCCATTTTGTTTAGAAACCTATGATCCTGATGCTAATATGCACGCTCGACACTTCTCTTCACCTTTCTCAGGTACAATAGAGGATGCAGTTACGGGGACTGCTTCAGGGGTAATGGGAGCATATTTTGCAAAATTTATAAAAAGAAATATTGAAGAATCTCTAAACCTTGTAGTAGAACAGGGCCAGGAAATTGATAAGGATGGTCGGGTATTGGTAAACGTATCTATGGCACAGAAAAAATTAAAAATAGAGATTACAGGAAATGCAGTATATGTTGATGAATTTGAAGTGACAATATAATATTGCAATTTTTTATCCAATCGCTGTTTTAGTTTGTGAAGAAGTAGAAATACATTGTCCACCTCTGAAGTCTTACCAGATGGGCGAGTTAGGTTATATGAAAATTGGAAATGGCTTGATTTGGAAGCTACTGAGGGAAATTCAATTATTGGACGTATTAAATTATTCTTATTGCACTCCCATGAAAATTAAAAAAGCTTAAAAAAGAAAAATGAGCATAACAAAATGGACCCATTAAAAACGCTTTTTAAAAAAAGGCTGAGCCTCTAAGAGTAGTATCATTATAGTATTGGATTGAAAAATAAAAGCATCATCCTTCTCGTTAGAATTAAAAGGCAAGGCTGGTGCAACCAATCAAAAAGGATTAATCTCCCATAAGTGCTACCCATACAGGGCGCGACAGTCTGTGATGCACCGAGATCGTTGGAGTCAGACTAACGGACGGGCTCTATGGCACCATAGTTCATCGACCTTCTTCGCCAGCCGTACAAACAGTATAGACAGTGGTATACATTTTCATTCTCTGTGGTGTAGCGTTAGTCTTGCGCTACATGTATGACTAACGGGTGCGTTAATTCAAGAAGGATTAACGCTATTTTACGTAGAAGATATTTTACCAACGGCTCAGAATACTTTAAAAATGAAGACTGCACTTGTATATCGAATTAATGAGTAAAAATTCTTGTCCTAATTAGGGGGATATAATTGGATAAAAAGTTAATCGGATATGCTGTAAGTTCTTTCGGATTAGGTATTTTAATAAGTGCAATAATTTACCCTATGGGTTATTTGGAATCAGTCATTGTATATCGTACTATGACTTTTATTGGAACAGCTTTAATTGTTCTTGGATTATTTATTCGTCCCACAGTTAAAAAGAAGGAAAACCGAAATTGAGTAATTACTACTAATATTGTGAAGGAATGTACTTAAACTAATTGGTGCGTTAATTCAAGAAGGATTAACGCTATTTTACGTAGAAGATATTGTACTTAAGGGGTAGGTTAATTGCAGAACGAGGTATTTTTGAAGATGTATTGAAATAGTTATTAATACATTATATTTTTTTCGGGGGAGTTAAGTTGAAGAAAATAATCACTTTATTATTTACAATAATACTTTTAACAGCTTGTTCGGAGACTACCAACAATGATTATAAATTTAGTGGAGAAAGTGAACATTGGGAAGCTGAATACGCCTATAAAGGAACAGAAAAATGGGGAGGGAAAGACGGAAGAGAAACTTATTCGAACGAAGATAGCTATGAGTTTATATTAAAATATAAAGATTCTTTAGAAGAGCTGTCTTCATTACAAAAACTTGAATACTCGTATGAAGCCGATAGTAGTAGAGGGGATAGCACTGAAGAGTTTACGGAACCCCCATCATCAGTAACATATAGGGGGAATTAAAATGGGCAATCAGAATTATTCGATGGAATTAAATATCATAAAAAAAGAATTCAAAATAGAATTTAGAGGAAGTTTCTCTCAACAACAAACTACAAACTTTTTAAATGACTATAACAAACATATTGGCTCTATAACCCCCAGTGACTATACATTGGTTTTGGGTAAAAGAGAGATGAAAGTTTTAACACAAGAAGTAGGTTCTATTTTAGAAAGTGCCTTCGAGTTATATGAAAACACAGGATTTAAAAAAGTACAAATTGAAATTTCAGAGAGTCCAGTCGTAAAAATGCAACTAAACCGGATTTTAAAAAAGACTAGTTTAAATGCGGAATTTACAGAAGCATAAATAAGAAGGCTGTCTACTAGGACTACCTTCTTATTTAGTTATTATTTTGATTTAATTTCTGCCTTTTATGCATAGTATGCCTAGTTCCCCAGTCATGCATGGCTTCTAAAATTGGTTCCAGACTTTTTCCATATTCTGTAATAGAATATTCCACTTTGGGAGGAACTTGCGCGTATACCACGCGATTAATAATATCCTCGTCTTCCAGTTCTCGTAACTGCTTCGTTAACATCTTTTGTGTAATGCCAGGCATGCTTCGTTTCAATTCATTGAAACGTTTAGTACCTTCCTGTAGTAAATGTAATAAAATAATTGGTTTCCACTTACCAACTAATATGCCTAAAGCATCCTCCACGCGACAATATTCTGGTATCTTCTCCATCTAATCCCTCCTTAGTATCCTTTTGCATACTATACCACTTATTAGTGCGTACTTACACATAAGATTTCTATAATCTATAATAGCATTGTAAAGCAATAATTGAAAGGGGGAAAATTAACATGGAAGAATTTCGTATAAACAAAAATAATGGTATGGAAATTGGATTATATACATTAGGCGATCATGTTTCAGATCCAAGCACTGGGAAAATAATGAGCGAACACAGTCGAATGAAAGAAATGGTTGCCATGGCAAAGCTTGCAGAAGATGCAGGGCTTGATGTATATGGTGTTGGAGAAAGTCACCAAAAACATTTTATCGCCTCATCAACTCCCACCATTCTTGCAGCAATAGCTTCAGAAACAGAGAAGATAAAACTGATTAGTTCCTCGACCGTTTTAAGTGCAGATGATCCAGTTCGTGTATATGAGCAATTTTCAACCTTGGATTTACTCTCCGACGGTCGTGCCGAAATCATTACGGGACGTGGCTCCAGATATGGAGTTTATGAATTATTTGGTTATGATATGAAAGACTTTGAGGAACTGTTCGAAGAGAAAATCGATCTTCTATTGAAATTAAATAGTGAGCAGCAAATTACTTGGAGTGGTAAATTCCGTCCAGCCTTAAACGAAGCAGAGATCTTCCCGAAACCACTTTCCGGGAAACTGCCAATTTGGCGGGCTGTAGGAGGAAAACCAGCCAGCGCAATCAAAGCGGGAAAAATAGGGATGCCGATGCACTTAGCTGCTCTATATGGAGCTTCCAGTGTGTTTAAACATACTGTTGACGCCTATCGAAGAACTGCTACAGAGGCTGGGTTTGACACTGCCAAGCTGCCTGTGGCGATGGCAACCATGATGTATTTGCATAAAGACTCTCAAACCGCTCTTAAAGAATACTATCCGTACCTTAATAATACGTTTACACAATTGCGTGGAACTCCTTTTCCTAAAGATAGATATGCGGAAGCGACAAGTGTGAAAAACGCCATCATGGTTGGAAGTCCACAGCAAATTATTGAAAAGATACTGTATCAATATGAGTTGTATGGACATCAGCGTTTTATTGTACAAATTGACCATGGAAACATGCCGTTTAATAAAATACAAGAAATGATTGAGATGTTTGCAACAGAGGTCGTTCCGGCTATACGTAAAGCGACAAAAGGCAGTAATTAAATTATTTACAAAAAGAAAGGTTGAGAAATAAATGGAAAAATATCGTATCAATCCTAGCAAAGGGTTGGAATTTGGAATATATACATTGGGGGATCATATCCCAGACCCGCATACAGGAGAGCGTATCTCTGCTGAACAACGGATCCATGAAATAATAGAACTAGCTAAGATAGCCGAGCAGGCAGGTATTGATTTCTTTAGTGTAGGGGAGAGTCATCAGGAGTATTTTGCAACACAGGCACATTCTGTTGTCTTGTCAGCAATTGCACAAGCAACGGAGAAAATTAAAATCGCAAGCTCTTCTACAATTATCAGTACATCAGATCCGGTCCGGGTATATGAGGATTTCGCGACTATTGACCTGATTTCAAAAGGACGTACGGAGATAATTGCCGGCCGGGCATCAAGAGTGGGGCTCTTTGACTTATTAGGCTACAATCTTCGCGACTATGAAGAGTTGTTTGAAGAAAAGTTTGAGCTACTATTAAAAATCAATGAAGAGAAAATTGTAAATTGGAGTGGACAGTTTAGGGCTCCTTTAAGAAATGCAGAAGTTATTCCACGTCCGCAAAGCGGTTCGATGCCGATTTGGCGTGCAGTTGGTGGACCGCCTGCAAGTGCAATAAAAGCGGGTTATGCTGGTGTTCCAATGTTCTTGGCTAATTTGGGAGGACCGGCAACTAGTTTTAAATTCTCAGTTGATGCATACCGTGAGGCTGCAAAACAGAACGGCTTTGATCCAGCACAACTTCCTATCTCCACTGCTGGATTCTTCTATGCGGCTGAAACGACACAACAAGCACAGAAAGAGGCATATCCTCACGTTAACCAAGGGATGAAACTAATTAATGGACGAGGTTATCCAAAGCAGCAATTTGCACAGGGCGCCGATACAAGAGACGTTATGAATGTCGGCAGTCCGCAGCAAATCATTGAAAAAATACTATATCAGCATGAATTATTTGGACATCAGCGTTATATTGGTCAAATGGATTTCGGTGGTGTCCCATTTGATAAATTAATGAAAAATATTGAGTTGATCGGTAATGAAATTTTACCGGCAATCAAAAAATATACTGCAAAGAAATAGGAGTTGAGAATATGAAAGTTGTACTATTATCAGGCTCGAAAGTCGGATCAAAGACAAGAACAGCAATGGATTATACGAAGAAAGCTATTACTGAAAAATATCCGGACTTAGAAACGACATTGATTGATCTAGCAGAATATGATGTGGAGTTTAGTGATGGACGTAATTATTTAGAATATGAGGGCGACACAGGATATGTAACAAAAACAATTATGGAAGCTGATGCCATTATTATTGGAACGCCTATCTTTCAAGCTTCCATACCGGCTACATTGAAGAATATATTTGATTTACTACCTGTTAATGCACTTCAGCACAAAGTAGCCAGCATCGTAGTTACGGCTGGTTCTTCCAAGCATTATTTAATTGCCGAGAACCAATTAAAACCTATTTTGGGCTATATGAAGGCACAAATTGTTCAGACGTATGTTTTTGTCGAAGAACAAGATTTCCATCGAAAGGAAATCACAAACGATGATGTGCTATTCCGAATTGACCGATTGGTTGAAGACACTGTTGTACTAACTGAAACCTATACAAAGATTCGTGAAGAAAAAGAGGCTGCATACGGTTTTTAACGATTAATCGGTTATGTTAAATTATCATTGTGGAAAAGGTAACAGCAGATATATTGTATGCGAAATAAGCTGCCAATCCACTTTGATTACTAAAGACAGGGCACTTTTCCATTTGGGAAGTGTCCTGTCTTTTTTTAAACTCCATAAGAGACTATGTTTTTTTGTATTTGAAAATAAGATAAAGAGGGGATTGTAAATATGAATAATTTGGACCTTAAATAAGCAAATCATTAGGGGATGATTAGAAATGAAGGAATTTAAAATAAGTCATGATCGGGATAAGGCTATAAATATTTTAAGTATGAGATGGAATGGATTGATTATTTGCTTTTTGATGAATGGTCCGAAGAGATTTCAGACTATTTCATCTTCCTTAGGTATAAGCGGCAGAATGTTATCTGAAAGGTTAAAGGAATTAGTGAGGCTAGAAATTGTTAATAGAG of Oceanobacillus zhaokaii contains these proteins:
- a CDS encoding NADH-dependent flavin oxidoreductase translates to MKNYLTPFTFGNGVELRNRFVMAPMTTYSANPDDTVSDEELAYYEKRSYGVGAVITACTYVIANGKGFPGQFAGHTDAYIDSLRKAAQAIHKGGAKAILQIYHGGSQSPRELVPNGDVVSASDIPMDNSAEGGSKARALTIEEIKEIIKAFGETTRRAIEAGFDGVEIHGANTYLLQQFFSGFTNKRTDKYGGTIEKRMRFPLEVVAEVNRVKQQYADDSFIVGYRFSPEEPEEEGITLDDTVQLVDRLANERLDYLHISLGDFRSLARRYKGEKENRIRILRRVIDGRVPLIGVGSIYSKQDALEAMETGAELLALGRELLIEPQWVEKIKAGEEIITEMDMTRDNVIPGPLMQMMQSRPGWVPGVK
- a CDS encoding spore coat protein gives rise to the protein MYNDRQFPGIGLGGPGSGFGFAPGLGFGGPGFGFGYPHYHHHYPYYHYPYYHHHYPYYHHHYPYHH
- a CDS encoding PhzF family phenazine biosynthesis isomerase; its protein translation is MKSVKVYHYDAFSKEPNKGNPAGVVLNGNDLTDREMQEVALKVGFNETAFPVKSEIADLRIRYFTPGHEMSLCGHATMATVYALKTTGLLGDKTDFTIETKAGVLPIKIGSTTDNKTYITMKQASPLFKDYKGSTEDLANSIGITKEDIDDKLPILYGSTGTWTLLIPIKTLAAFKKMKPNNKLFPKILKEMPTASIHPFCLETYDPDANMHARHFSSPFSGTIEDAVTGTASGVMGAYFAKFIKRNIEESLNLVVEQGQEIDKDGRVLVNVSMAQKKLKIEITGNAVYVDEFEVTI
- a CDS encoding membrane lipoprotein lipid attachment site-containing protein, producing the protein MKKIITLLFTIILLTACSETTNNDYKFSGESEHWEAEYAYKGTEKWGGKDGRETYSNEDSYEFILKYKDSLEELSSLQKLEYSYEADSSRGDSTEEFTEPPSSVTYRGN
- a CDS encoding winged helix-turn-helix transcriptional regulator, encoding MEKIPEYCRVEDALGILVGKWKPIILLHLLQEGTKRFNELKRSMPGITQKMLTKQLRELEDEDIINRVVYAQVPPKVEYSITEYGKSLEPILEAMHDWGTRHTMHKRQKLNQNNN
- a CDS encoding LLM class flavin-dependent oxidoreductase; this translates as MEEFRINKNNGMEIGLYTLGDHVSDPSTGKIMSEHSRMKEMVAMAKLAEDAGLDVYGVGESHQKHFIASSTPTILAAIASETEKIKLISSSTVLSADDPVRVYEQFSTLDLLSDGRAEIITGRGSRYGVYELFGYDMKDFEELFEEKIDLLLKLNSEQQITWSGKFRPALNEAEIFPKPLSGKLPIWRAVGGKPASAIKAGKIGMPMHLAALYGASSVFKHTVDAYRRTATEAGFDTAKLPVAMATMMYLHKDSQTALKEYYPYLNNTFTQLRGTPFPKDRYAEATSVKNAIMVGSPQQIIEKILYQYELYGHQRFIVQIDHGNMPFNKIQEMIEMFATEVVPAIRKATKGSN
- a CDS encoding LLM class flavin-dependent oxidoreductase — protein: MEKYRINPSKGLEFGIYTLGDHIPDPHTGERISAEQRIHEIIELAKIAEQAGIDFFSVGESHQEYFATQAHSVVLSAIAQATEKIKIASSSTIISTSDPVRVYEDFATIDLISKGRTEIIAGRASRVGLFDLLGYNLRDYEELFEEKFELLLKINEEKIVNWSGQFRAPLRNAEVIPRPQSGSMPIWRAVGGPPASAIKAGYAGVPMFLANLGGPATSFKFSVDAYREAAKQNGFDPAQLPISTAGFFYAAETTQQAQKEAYPHVNQGMKLINGRGYPKQQFAQGADTRDVMNVGSPQQIIEKILYQHELFGHQRYIGQMDFGGVPFDKLMKNIELIGNEILPAIKKYTAKK
- a CDS encoding NADPH-dependent FMN reductase, with product MKVVLLSGSKVGSKTRTAMDYTKKAITEKYPDLETTLIDLAEYDVEFSDGRNYLEYEGDTGYVTKTIMEADAIIIGTPIFQASIPATLKNIFDLLPVNALQHKVASIVVTAGSSKHYLIAENQLKPILGYMKAQIVQTYVFVEEQDFHRKEITNDDVLFRIDRLVEDTVVLTETYTKIREEKEAAYGF
- a CDS encoding winged helix-turn-helix transcriptional regulator: MKEFKISHDRDKAINILSMRWNGLIICFLMNGPKRFQTISSSLGISGRMLSERLKELVRLEIVNREIIPETPVRIEYSLTEKGLSFKPILNEIEKWSNKWERTN